Proteins from a single region of Dysosmobacter acutus:
- a CDS encoding acyl-[acyl-carrier-protein] thioesterase yields MEYLTQELTETTFSREEELTFANCDVRKKMKLSAMLSTMASIAGYDYDARGLTYEVLRDMQQVFLLARITLKVHRLPENRDILKVTTWENGVRGVHMRRCFDLSDREGRPCVAGRSSWILVDPDSRKILRPGLFTGKPIAEVERELDCPECKKVLLPKEGVEEIGRRQVRFTDLDANGHLYSGNYGNVIWDFLPEELQLRDLREFSINYNHEATLGEELRLTGCRAGDRYYMMGQGGGEPCFTCECVF; encoded by the coding sequence TTGGAGTATCTCACACAGGAATTGACGGAAACCACCTTCAGCCGGGAGGAGGAGCTGACCTTTGCCAATTGCGACGTGCGCAAAAAGATGAAGCTCTCCGCCATGCTGAGCACGATGGCCAGCATTGCCGGCTATGACTACGACGCCCGGGGACTGACCTACGAGGTGCTGCGGGACATGCAGCAGGTGTTTTTGCTGGCCCGGATCACGCTGAAAGTCCACCGCCTGCCGGAAAACAGGGACATCCTGAAGGTGACCACCTGGGAAAACGGGGTGCGGGGCGTGCACATGCGCCGCTGCTTTGACCTCAGTGACCGTGAGGGCCGGCCCTGCGTCGCCGGACGCAGCAGCTGGATCCTGGTGGACCCGGACAGCCGGAAAATTCTGCGGCCGGGCCTCTTTACGGGAAAGCCCATTGCAGAGGTGGAGCGGGAACTGGACTGCCCGGAGTGCAAAAAGGTCCTCCTGCCCAAAGAGGGTGTGGAGGAGATCGGACGGCGGCAGGTGCGCTTTACCGATCTGGATGCGAACGGGCACCTTTACAGCGGCAACTACGGCAACGTCATCTGGGACTTCCTGCCTGAGGAGCTGCAGCTGCGGGACTTACGGGAGTTCTCCATCAACTACAACCACGAAGCCACCCTGGGCGAGGAACTGCGGCTCACCGGCTGTCGGGCGGGGGACCGCTATTACATGATGGGCCAGGGCGGCGGAGAGCCCTGCTTTACCTGTGAATGCGTGTTTTAG